Proteins from a genomic interval of Deltaproteobacteria bacterium:
- the argH gene encoding argininosuccinate lyase — protein NSLDSVSDRDFCIEFCGAASILMMHLSRLSEELILWSSQEFGFIELSDAFSTGSSIMPQKKNPDVPELVRGKTGRVYGSLLTLLAVMKGLPLAYNKDMQEDKEALFDTIDIVKDCLKIFSPMLETMKVNKQNMLAATRAGFLTATDAADYLVKKGVPFRESHHVIGKIVIYCIKNKKVLDALTIEEWKQFSKAFAQDIKDVVSVEMSVNSRGVKGGTAVETVSQRLRDIEKEMK, from the coding sequence ATAATAGCCTTGACTCCGTAAGCGACAGAGATTTCTGTATAGAATTTTGTGGAGCAGCGTCAATACTGATGATGCACCTTTCAAGGCTAAGCGAGGAACTCATCCTGTGGTCTTCACAGGAGTTTGGTTTTATTGAATTATCAGATGCATTTTCAACAGGCTCATCCATTATGCCGCAGAAGAAAAACCCTGATGTGCCTGAACTTGTGAGGGGAAAGACAGGAAGGGTTTATGGCAGTCTTCTGACACTTCTTGCTGTGATGAAGGGATTGCCTCTTGCATATAACAAAGACATGCAGGAGGATAAGGAGGCATTATTTGACACGATAGATATTGTAAAGGACTGCCTCAAGATTTTTTCTCCAATGCTTGAGACAATGAAGGTGAATAAACAAAATATGCTAGCCGCTACGAGGGCAGGATTTCTTACAGCAACAGACGCAGCAGACTATCTTGTTAAAAAGGGTGTGCCGTTTAGGGAAAGTCATCATGTTATCGGCAAAATTGTTATCTATTGCATAAAAAACAAAAAGGTATTGGATGCCCTGACAATAGAGGAGTGGAAACAATTTTCAAAGGCATTTGCTCAAGATATAAAAGATGTTGTATCTGTTGAGATGTCTGTGAATAGCAGAGGGGTAAAAGGCGGCACAGCAGTTGAAACAGTCAGCCAGAGGTTAAGAGATATAGAGAAGGAGATGAAGTGA